A genomic window from Candidatus Thermoplasmatota archaeon includes:
- a CDS encoding DMT family transporter, whose amino-acid sequence MVLGAVLIWAASYPLIKIALGDVTPILLGALRHLIFIPLLGILFLKSGKNIFTHSKIDWILFIGIGLFAIALPNILQNIGMLYTTASLSSIIQSSGPIFTLFLAVIFLKESLGAKKILGALLALFGAVMLVTGGQIQFTGTFYGNFLILLSGLSYSISGIITKKALERHSPFVILSYGIMIGFVVLACASLITEPVASIKFLPIHAWVVILLLALFPSFIASWLWYKVLISAELSKLVLFIYLMPVFAVGISYLMLRETIGYDTVLFAALVIGGIALAQKG is encoded by the coding sequence ATGGTCCTAGGCGCCGTTCTGATATGGGCTGCATCTTATCCTTTGATAAAAATCGCGCTTGGAGATGTAACTCCAATTTTACTTGGCGCTTTGAGACACCTTATTTTCATCCCTCTTTTAGGTATTCTTTTTCTAAAATCTGGTAAAAATATTTTCACCCATTCGAAAATAGATTGGATCCTCTTTATAGGTATAGGGCTGTTTGCAATTGCTCTTCCCAATATTCTACAAAACATAGGTATGCTTTATACAACAGCTTCGCTCTCAAGCATAATCCAATCCTCTGGGCCTATATTCACACTCTTCTTGGCAGTGATTTTTTTAAAAGAATCTCTGGGCGCGAAAAAGATTTTAGGCGCACTACTCGCGCTTTTCGGCGCTGTAATGCTAGTCACAGGAGGGCAGATACAATTTACAGGCACATTTTACGGCAATTTTCTAATACTGCTCTCAGGTCTCTCTTATTCAATCTCAGGTATTATCACAAAAAAAGCGCTAGAGAGACACAGCCCCTTTGTAATACTAAGTTACGGTATAATGATAGGATTTGTAGTTTTAGCCTGCGCATCGCTAATCACAGAGCCTGTAGCCTCTATTAAATTTCTACCAATCCACGCATGGGTTGTTATTTTGCTCTTAGCACTCTTCCCCAGTTTTATAGCATCTTGGCTCTGGTATAAAGTTCTTATTTCCGCAGAACTTTCAAAACTAGTCCTTTTTATCTACCTGATGCCTGTGTTCGCAGTTGGAATCTCTTATCTAATGCTCCGTGAAACTATAGGCTACGATACTGTCTTATTTGCAGCTCTAGTCATAGGCGGCATTGCCTTAGCTCAGAAAGGTTAG
- a CDS encoding helix-turn-helix domain-containing protein, with translation MEVAEKLASEFVLSNSVGTTLRKWRNIFELSQRELAAKLKISPSVISDYESGRRKAPSVKTAKKIVEALAELGIAKGKISKEEVGGLAVKVKDFLIPVRAKDFIRAIGGMVIAGKNYAQRYLHGCTILDSLKTITSLNSSDYLKIYSYSTERALIFTGVKYGRSPMVAIRAHPLKPALVVYQKPKRVDKLALELSELERIPLVVTELSLENIISKIEKFR, from the coding sequence ATGGAAGTTGCTGAAAAGCTTGCTAGCGAATTTGTACTCTCTAATAGTGTTGGCACGACTTTAAGAAAATGGCGCAATATTTTTGAGCTATCGCAGCGCGAGCTAGCAGCTAAATTGAAAATTTCACCGAGTGTAATTAGCGATTACGAAAGCGGTAGGAGAAAAGCGCCTAGCGTTAAAACAGCAAAGAAAATAGTTGAAGCCTTAGCAGAGCTCGGCATAGCCAAAGGTAAAATATCCAAAGAAGAAGTGGGCGGATTGGCCGTTAAAGTAAAAGATTTTCTAATACCAGTAAGAGCTAAAGATTTTATTAGAGCTATTGGTGGAATGGTTATCGCAGGTAAAAATTATGCCCAAAGATATCTTCACGGCTGCACTATTTTGGACAGCTTAAAGACTATCACCTCCCTTAATTCTTCAGATTATCTTAAAATTTATAGCTATTCTACAGAACGAGCACTCATATTTACAGGCGTTAAGTATGGGCGCTCACCAATGGTAGCAATAAGAGCTCATCCTCTAAAGCCTGCTCTGGTCGTTTATCAAAAGCCTAAAAGAGTAGATAAGCTCGCGCTTGAGCTCAGCGAACTTGAAAGAATCCCGCTCGTCGTTACTGAGCTTAGTTTAGAAAATATAATATCAAAAATAGAAAAATTTAGGTGA
- a CDS encoding hydroxymethylglutaryl-CoA synthase: protein MAGIVSYGAYVPRYRIEAKEIARVWGADENIGKALGIISKSVPGIDEDVATISTEAARSALKKCKINPQEIGAIYVGSESHPYAVKPTATIVAEAIGASNYSTAADYEFACKAGTAAIQTCLGLVTSKMIKFGLAIGSDTSQGAPGDPLEYTASAGGACFIIGEDSVVAEIEHTASFTTDTPDFWRREGQNYPSHAGRFTGEPAYFKHIIACGKKLFELAKSSPEDYQYAVFHQPNGKFPVRVAKILGFSEEQIKAGLLTPRIGNTYSGSTMLGVCAILDIAKANDRIFAVSYGSGAGSDGFDIKVTENIEKINRNPKVEDIIKNARFIDYATYAKLRGKIRIGE, encoded by the coding sequence ATGGCTGGGATTGTGAGCTACGGCGCTTATGTGCCAAGATATAGAATAGAGGCGAAAGAGATAGCTAGAGTCTGGGGTGCTGACGAGAACATAGGTAAAGCGCTAGGTATAATAAGCAAGAGCGTACCTGGTATTGACGAAGATGTAGCTACTATTTCTACAGAAGCTGCTAGAAGCGCGCTAAAAAAGTGCAAAATTAATCCTCAAGAGATAGGCGCAATTTATGTAGGCTCTGAGAGCCATCCTTATGCTGTGAAGCCTACCGCCACAATAGTTGCTGAAGCAATCGGCGCTAGTAATTATTCAACTGCTGCAGACTATGAGTTTGCTTGCAAAGCAGGCACAGCGGCGATACAAACATGTCTTGGGCTTGTAACGTCAAAAATGATCAAATTTGGTTTGGCTATAGGAAGCGATACTTCTCAAGGTGCTCCAGGCGATCCTTTGGAATATACTGCTAGCGCAGGAGGCGCTTGCTTTATTATAGGAGAAGACTCAGTAGTTGCTGAAATTGAGCATACAGCATCTTTTACTACCGATACCCCCGACTTCTGGCGTAGAGAAGGTCAGAATTATCCAAGCCACGCAGGTCGCTTTACTGGTGAGCCTGCCTATTTCAAGCATATTATAGCATGTGGTAAAAAATTATTTGAACTTGCAAAAAGTAGTCCAGAAGATTATCAATATGCTGTTTTCCATCAGCCAAACGGTAAATTTCCTGTACGAGTAGCAAAGATTTTAGGGTTTAGTGAAGAGCAAATAAAAGCAGGATTGCTAACACCGCGAATAGGCAATACATATTCAGGCTCAACAATGCTAGGAGTGTGCGCTATTTTAGATATTGCTAAGGCTAATGATAGAATATTCGCAGTATCTTACGGCTCAGGAGCTGGTAGCGATGGGTTCGATATTAAAGTAACTGAGAATATCGAAAAGATTAACAGAAACCCTAAAGTTGAAGATATAATAAAAAATGCCAGATTCATAGATTACGCAACTTATGCAAAGTTAAGAGGTAAAATTCGGATTGGTGAATAG